From Lolium perenne isolate Kyuss_39 chromosome 5, Kyuss_2.0, whole genome shotgun sequence, a single genomic window includes:
- the LOC127303065 gene encoding uncharacterized protein, with amino-acid sequence MSLAAPPAPPLPPPRLRAFRPSAAGQSRALSGRGRSLGSLGRAYCLFSGGGGWKQESALGLSMEGFELCGTETETRQQRARRGGPCPAARGGGGRSGGGGGGGGGWFRWFSSGGFWDAAKQTVLTILGIIAAFFLIANFNVLVAAAVNPLLLVLRQIRRAITFAAYCVSRGMAAPGSRPKSTPIASSELAAMPVKGSAELSAKERVIRKWGSD; translated from the exons ATGTCGCTCGCAgctccgccggcgccgccgctgccgcctccTCGGCTCCGCGCCTTCAGGCCCTCCGCCGCCGGCCAGTCCCGCGCTCTCTCTGGACGCGGGAGGAGTCTAGGCTCCCTCGGCCGCGCATACTGCCTCTTCTCCGGCGGCGGAGGCTGGAAGCAG GAGAGTGCCTTGGGACTCAGCATGGAAGGTTTTGAGCTATGTGGAACGGAAACCGAAACAAGGCAGCAAAGAGCTCGGCGTGGTGGTCCTTGTCCTGCAGCCCGTGGGGGCGGAGGAAGgtctggaggaggaggcggcggtggcggcggttggTTCAGGTGGTTTAGCAGCGGAGGTTTCTGGGATGCGGCGAAGCAAACTGTTCTCACGATCCTCGGCATTATCGCGGCG TTCTTCCTGATTGCGAACTTCAACGTGCTGGTGGCAGCTGCTGTCAATCCGCTGCTGCTTGTGCTGCGGCAGATACGGCGTGCAATCACCTTTGCGGCTTATTGCGTTTCTCGGGGCATGGCGGCGCCCGGTTCTAGGCCAAAATCAACTCCTATAGCCAGCAGCGAATTGGCTGCAATGCCTGTCAAAGGAAGTGCCGAGTTGTCTGCGAAAGAAAGAGTTATTAGGAAATGGGGTTCAGACTGA
- the LOC127303066 gene encoding DNA polymerase II subunit B4 has protein sequence MAGETKEQQDAAQGYVAAKPKPKPAVAADAPAAPMTEAEVEELPKTIVRRLVKDKLAQIAGAGADGEGGAEVIVNKDAMAAFSESARIFIHYLSATANDMCKDAKRQTINAEDVFKALDEIDFPEFVEPLRTSLEEFRTKNAARKPATAKKQTEKKRKLDNEPAPQDEQNGAADEANPNADED, from the exons ATGGCGGGGGAGACCAAGGAGCAACAGGACGCCGCCCAGGGGTATGTCGCCGCCAAGCCTAAGCCTAAGCCTGCCGTTGCTGCGGATGCGCCGGCGGCGCCCATgacggaggcggaggtggaggagctCCCCAAGACCATCGTGCGGCGGCTGGTCAAGGACAAGCTCGCGCagatcgccggcgccggcgccgacgGCGAAGGAGGGGCGGAGGTCATCGTCAACAAGGACGCCATGGCCGCCTTCTCCGAGAGCGCCCGCATCTTCATCCACTACCTCTCCGCCAC TGCCAACGATATGTGCAAGGACGCAAAGAGGCAGACAATCAATGCTGAGGATGTCTTCAAGGCGCTCGATGAGATCGACTTCCCAGAGTTCGTAGAGCCCCTCAGGACTTCCTTGGAAG AGTTCAGAACCAAAAACGCTGCCCGGAAGCCAGCAACGGCCAAAAAGCAAACTGAGAAGAAAAGGAAATTGGATAATGAGCCAGCTCCTCAAGATGAGCAAAACGGTGCAGCTGATGAAGCCAACCCCAACGCCGATGAGGATTAG